From Natator depressus isolate rNatDep1 chromosome 7, rNatDep2.hap1, whole genome shotgun sequence, the proteins below share one genomic window:
- the ECHS1 gene encoding enoyl-CoA hydratase, mitochondrial — MALSLRALLRPARGPARLLLRAPARLCSAGTQFQYLVVEKKGAKQNVGVIQLNRPKALNALCDGLMNEMNRALDSFEKDPHVGAIIITGSEKAFAAGADIKEMQNRTFQECYGGNFLAHWNRVSLVRKPVIAAVNGYALGGGCELAMMCDIIFAGEKAQFGQPEILLGTIPGAGGTQRLTRAVGKSLAMEMVLTGDRISAQEAKEAGLVSKIYPVEKLLEEAISCGEKIAGNSKLVTAMAKEAVNAAFEMTLTEGNKMEKRLFHATFATDDRKEGMAAFVEKRKANFTDH, encoded by the exons ATGGCTCTCTCGCTCCGCGCGCTCCTCCGTCCGGCCCGGGGCCCAGCCCGCCTGCTGCTGCGAGCCCCGGCTCGGCTCTGCTCGGCGG GCACTCAGTTCCAGTACCTCGTGGTGGAGAAGAAGGGGGCGAAGCAGAATGTAGGAGTGATCCAGCTGAATCGCCCCAAGGCCTTGAATGCCCTCTGTGATGGCCTGATGAACGAGATGAACCGGGCCCTGGACTCCTTCGAGAAGGACCCACATGTGGGAGCCATCATCATCACCGGCAGCGAGAAAGCCTTCGCAG ctggaGCAGATATAAAGGAGATGCAGAACAGAACCTTCCAGGAATGTTACGGGGGCAATTTCCTTGCACACTGGAACAGAGTCTCTCTGGTCCGGAAGCCGGTCATAGCAGCTGTGAATGGATATGCG CTGGGCGGTGGCTGTGAGCTGGCCATGATGTGCGATATCATCTTTGCTGGCGAGAAGGCGCAGTTTGGGCAACCTGAAATCTTGCTGGGAACCATTCCAG GAGCTGGCGGGACTCAGAGACTCACGAGAGCAGTGGGCAAGTCCCTGGCGATGGAAATGGTCCTCACCGGAGACAGGATCTCTGCTCAGGAAGCCAAAGAAGCAG GCCTGGTCAGCAAAATCTACCCCGTGGAGAAGCTGCTGGAAGAAGCCATCAGCTGTGGGGAGAAGATTGCAGGGAATTCTAAGCTCGTAACAGCAATGGCCAAGGAAGCTGTCAATGCAG CCTTTGAGATGACGCTGACTGAGGGGAATAAAATGGAGAAGAGGCTCTTCCATGCCACCTTTGCTACG gaTGACCGGAAGGAAGGGATGGCAGCCTTCGTGGAGAAGAGAAAGGCAAACTTCACAGACCACTGA